The stretch of DNA ttatgaaaaccgACTACTTGTGATCGATTTTCAGAAAATTCCAAAAAACCGAcgacatgtggtcgattttcataaaatatttttttaaaaatattctaattagttaaaatataacttttttttataaattagtttaaaaaattattatacgattaattatttaataagttaattaaaattttacaaaattgatcACAAAGTAAAATACGTATTTTGAAAttactattatttaattaaaaaaagaaaattaaatattttacgatgttattcataattaattattatataagtcatttaagtatagaaaaattaataatatttaattaaaaaataaactagacataaataataaattacctTTTGGTgatttttataagtcatttaagtataaaatattaataattaaaatctatTAACTTATGAACATGATTTTAAAGCAACGAGTATTAATCAACAAGTCGGAAATCAAAATGAAATGTTAGAAGttaaaataaatatgcatgcTGAAAATCAGTTTATGTGTAAAGAATTCATTAAATATTGCAGAAATGTAATCGATATTAAAAGTTGTATCAATGCTAATTGGCGTACAAATTAACAAAGAGAAAGAGTTAGTATGGAAGTAGCTAGGTCGAAAAGAATAGGACGAGTGGGAGGAAAATAAAGCAACACAAGAAATcatgacaaaaataaatattaaaattctaGACTAAGTAATTAAGAGTAGCCATAACTATTATTTATTTAGACGGCAATCACACAAGCAATTTTGGAGATCAGATCAAACTCTCCGTATAAACAAATTCATCGTAAATAATGGTAGCTggatcaatatcatcacaattgaAAGGCCATATTTGATCGGTTAATCCATCAGATGTTCTATAAATAGTACGTTTAATAAAATCAACCTCATACCAAAGTAGCACTTTACCGTTAGAAAATCTATATTTCGGTAGGATTAAAGAAGCCCCATTACTTGATATAGTGAGCAACTTTGTCCAAGATTCCTGAACACCATATTCTTTCATTATCCATAAATTGAAAATCATTGTGTTGTTATTAAAAAGACAAAGCATTCCTCGCAATACAGACATGCCCACTTCAACTGGCATGAAGCTCAGTTCAGAACTTTCCGGGTCTATACGCACATTTTTTGGTAAGGGTATCCTCCCGTATGTCTCATCTGAAATACTAAATGAATCCAAGGATTCCTTCATAAAACTACGAAAACCAAGCCAATGAAAAGCTCCATGTACAAATGGCAAACATTCCCTACCAAACATCGTAAAGCCATCACCGTCACTCCTAATTGAGGGATGATCAATCTTTCTCCAGGAACCACTTTTCAGTGCGAGAATTTCATCTGGTGCCATGCCCTCCTGGTCAATCCTAAGAACTTTATAATCATCGCTAATAGAGTCATATCCCAATCCATAAGTAGATACCTGTAGCGGAGATCCTAAACGGGGAAGTACCATTGATTCTGATGTGGAGGGGTTCCATAGCAAGAGCATCGAAGGCTCATTCAAAGAATAAGAATTTTCTGTATGAATCCCGATGAGAAACAAGGCATCGCAACAACAATAGACTTTAAAACCATAAAATGGCGTAGAAACACTTGGCCAATCAAGTCTCCGAAAATCATTAAAAAGTCCATTCGGAGATAAAGAAGCACAATAGAAATCATAACCCTTGCCCGGAGAGCGGGTGTCAAAAAGGAATTTTTGAAAATTGAGTTTGTTCTTGGCATGATTGAGATGCTTCCTCTTAAAATATGGATCGGAGATTAATGTCTTCCAAGATTCGGAGACACATTTGAAACGCAAAAGAGATTTTACAGGAAGTCTGGTGAGGATGTCCACAAGTATTTCCTCCTCTGGAATGTGAATTCCCGTTACCATACTTGCcaagaatgaagaaaaaataatagagagaaaataagaggttTTCAAATATAGATTATGATGTTGCTATGTGGTTTAGGGTTTGGGGTTGATCTATTTATAACTTTGCAAACAGAAACCTAAAAGGATTGGAATTCTTCAATCtatgaataactgataaataGCAAATATACATGTTTTACTATCTACATCTGTATTTATGCCTCAGAAATATTGTTTCAAACTTTTTGCCCAACATTATATCTACATCTGTATTTATGCCTCAGAAATATTGTTTCAAACTTTTTGCCCAACATTAAAATactccgcaatagacaaaatcgtttttacttgaattttaccatatatgtatatagattaaTTCATACAaccacaccccaaaagctagctattAAGGTGGGAGAGCCCAAGGTTTATAAATACCCCACACCAATACTTTGCAGTACCGATGTGGGACTTTGTAATGGATCATAACAAACCACCACGCTCCGCATCCGTCATCCTCGACGGCTCCACTCTGGGTAGCTTTCACTCTACTTATGTAGGTCGCTCTTTCCCAGGTGCCCAGGTGCCTCGATGGCTGTGCGCTAAACATTGCTAGCCCCGGCCGAACATTGCCATACAGGCGTCACCATCCCAGGCACAGTGGGCGCGAAGGG from Capsicum annuum cultivar UCD-10X-F1 unplaced genomic scaffold, UCD10Xv1.1 ctg80921, whole genome shotgun sequence encodes:
- the LOC107855930 gene encoding F-box/kelch-repeat protein At3g06240-like translates to MVTGIHIPEEEILVDILTRLPVKSLLRFKCVSESWKTLISDPYFKRKHLNHAKNKLNFQKFLFDTRSPGKGYDFYCASLSPNGLFNDFRRLDWPSVSTPFYGFKVYCCCDALFLIGIHTENSYSLNEPSMLLLWNPSTSESMVLPRLGSPLQVSTYGLGYDSISDDYKVLRIDQEGMAPDEILALKSGSWRKIDHPSIRSDGDGFTMFGRECLPFVHGAFHWLGFRSFMKESLDSFSISDETYGRIPLPKNVRIDPESSELSFMPVEVGMSVLRGMLCLFNNNTMIFNLWIMKEYGVQESWTKLLTISSNGASLILPKYRFSNGKVLLWYEVDFIKRTIYRTSDGLTDQIWPFNCDDIDPATIIYDEFVYTESLI